One window of Pseudobacteriovorax antillogorgiicola genomic DNA carries:
- a CDS encoding two-component system sensor histidine kinase NtrB — translation MTIEVAALKKLVSFIHLPVVVLSQNQTIVMMSDSARDKLGLKGKLEGKSFSTLSGKGSSFEELQNMVVAAVGGATFQGDLWRMIPQDDGQTIYVGGIDNGYWQEQLNISARTIRDHKRALDLSSIVAITDARGVISYVNDTFCRISEYDRSELIGKTHAVVNSGYHSPEFFKDLWKTIATGQVWKGEVKNRAKSGREYWVNTTIVPFLDQKGRPYQYIAIRQDITEQVAFKEAIERQRTNNMHAEKMVSLGEMAAGIAHELGNPAASIQAWLDVMESHLLRGEVDLDRFLKTLPKVRADAVRIKDIIRGMLTYARDGSKDPYMSESLAKLVKLVQDYCSFKFKKMQIDFTFEMENPYLELECRLSEMTQVFVNLIINACDAIKDLDERWIRIKVAELDDQLEIHVIDSGFGIEAEVADKIFNPFYTTKPVGQGTGLGLSIVTSIVEGHQGSLRLDSGQAHTCFIIRLPKKQK, via the coding sequence ATGACTATTGAGGTCGCAGCTTTAAAAAAATTGGTTAGTTTTATCCATTTGCCTGTGGTGGTGTTGAGCCAAAACCAAACTATCGTCATGATGAGTGATTCCGCGCGAGACAAGCTGGGTTTGAAGGGTAAACTTGAAGGCAAAAGCTTTTCCACCTTGAGCGGCAAGGGAAGCTCATTTGAGGAGCTACAGAACATGGTCGTTGCTGCTGTTGGTGGTGCTACGTTTCAAGGCGATCTTTGGCGCATGATCCCACAAGATGATGGCCAAACCATCTATGTTGGTGGCATTGATAATGGATACTGGCAAGAGCAACTGAATATTTCCGCGCGAACGATTCGAGATCATAAGCGAGCACTAGACTTAAGCTCTATTGTGGCAATCACGGATGCCCGTGGGGTCATCTCCTATGTGAATGATACCTTCTGCCGAATCTCCGAATACGATCGATCGGAGCTGATTGGTAAAACCCATGCTGTTGTGAATTCCGGATACCATTCTCCAGAGTTTTTTAAAGATCTATGGAAAACCATTGCTACGGGTCAGGTATGGAAAGGCGAAGTTAAAAATCGAGCGAAGTCCGGTAGGGAGTATTGGGTCAACACTACTATCGTGCCTTTTCTGGATCAGAAGGGGCGACCTTATCAATATATCGCCATTCGTCAGGATATCACCGAACAGGTTGCTTTCAAGGAGGCGATCGAGCGCCAGAGAACCAATAACATGCATGCTGAAAAAATGGTTTCTTTGGGCGAGATGGCAGCGGGAATCGCTCATGAACTTGGTAACCCAGCTGCGTCTATTCAAGCTTGGCTCGATGTGATGGAATCTCATCTGCTTCGGGGTGAAGTTGATCTCGATCGTTTTTTAAAAACCCTGCCTAAGGTTCGTGCAGATGCAGTAAGAATCAAGGATATCATCCGCGGTATGCTAACCTATGCTCGCGACGGCTCGAAAGACCCGTATATGTCCGAAAGTTTGGCTAAGTTAGTGAAATTGGTACAGGACTATTGCTCGTTTAAGTTTAAGAAGATGCAAATAGATTTCACTTTCGAGATGGAGAACCCCTATCTGGAGCTGGAGTGTCGACTTTCTGAAATGACACAAGTCTTTGTAAACCTTATCATCAATGCCTGCGATGCGATCAAGGATTTGGATGAGCGGTGGATTCGAATCAAGGTTGCAGAGCTTGATGACCAACTTGAAATTCATGTGATCGACAGCGGCTTCGGGATTGAAGCGGAGGTGGCAGATAAAATTTTTAATCCGTTCTACACAACGAAACCTGTGGGACAAGGCACAGGGTTGGGGCTCAGTATCGTGACATCCATTGTGGAAGGGCATCAGGGGAGCCTTAGGCTAGACTCAGGTCAAGCTCACACTTGCTTTATAATCCGACTGCCGAAGAAACAAAAGTAG
- a CDS encoding sensor histidine kinase has product MTNSFKIQVIDDSKVSRSFLHAELSQAGYDVIECESGRVAAENFSLDLDLIVLDVTMPHFDGFETCRAIRIIEETLHKGDEFTLVPIILVSAKDNMESRNKGFLAGATDYIVKADLRDHLVPTVNRILQPQVVFSGMTALIAEDSKTARDLLIHHISSVGIASKAFPNGSEAFEELQRNPEPYDILLTDLVMPEMDGIELCQNVRVKLGKKDMPIIVLTSEDCRTTLKQAFEAGASDYLNKPYLKEELLARISSHINFLNQRKKLKKAVGELEAIHESKNQLLAACSHDLKAPLAAITGYTQLIMEDNDDLPPSLVKDLGSILKCVDVQTHLIQDIAALTKLEHTKNDMDTKVLQLDKLFNSVLEPMTKLATIKNIKLTATFHPNARVNGNESALIRLFHNLSSNAIKFTPQDGNISISLVEADGGFLQLSVEDSGIGIPEDKIETIFQPFSEASRPGTQGETSTGLGLSICKQITDVHGGSISVESEIGKGSIFTVFLPKAKDVAKKDDLAA; this is encoded by the coding sequence ATGACGAATTCGTTCAAGATTCAAGTCATTGATGACAGTAAGGTTTCGCGATCGTTTTTGCACGCGGAACTTTCCCAAGCTGGTTATGACGTGATTGAATGCGAAAGCGGTCGAGTCGCAGCCGAGAACTTTAGTCTTGATCTAGATCTCATTGTCTTGGATGTAACCATGCCTCACTTTGATGGCTTCGAAACCTGTCGAGCCATCCGAATCATCGAAGAAACCCTTCATAAGGGCGACGAATTCACTTTGGTTCCGATTATTTTGGTTTCAGCGAAAGATAATATGGAAAGCCGCAATAAGGGATTCCTGGCTGGGGCAACAGATTACATCGTTAAGGCAGACCTTAGAGATCACCTAGTCCCCACAGTGAATCGCATCCTCCAGCCTCAAGTTGTTTTTTCAGGGATGACTGCTCTTATAGCAGAGGATTCCAAGACTGCGAGAGATCTCTTAATTCACCATATCTCTTCCGTTGGGATTGCTTCCAAAGCATTTCCTAATGGCAGCGAAGCATTTGAAGAGTTGCAAAGAAATCCCGAACCCTACGACATCCTCCTGACAGATCTAGTCATGCCAGAGATGGATGGTATCGAGCTTTGCCAAAACGTGAGAGTGAAACTCGGTAAGAAAGATATGCCGATCATCGTTCTCACATCTGAAGATTGTCGAACCACATTGAAACAAGCTTTCGAGGCTGGAGCTTCTGACTATCTGAATAAGCCCTACCTGAAAGAAGAGCTACTCGCTCGCATCAGCTCTCATATAAACTTTTTGAATCAGCGTAAGAAGTTGAAGAAGGCAGTAGGCGAACTGGAAGCCATTCATGAGAGTAAAAATCAGCTCTTGGCTGCCTGCTCCCATGATCTGAAGGCTCCTCTCGCAGCGATTACTGGCTATACCCAGCTCATTATGGAGGACAATGACGATCTGCCTCCGTCTTTGGTAAAGGATCTCGGATCGATTCTCAAATGTGTTGATGTTCAAACTCACTTGATTCAAGACATAGCAGCACTTACGAAGCTAGAGCACACCAAAAATGATATGGATACCAAGGTACTACAACTAGACAAGCTTTTTAATAGCGTCCTTGAGCCAATGACCAAGCTCGCAACGATTAAGAATATCAAACTTACTGCTACTTTCCATCCGAATGCTCGGGTCAACGGCAATGAGTCAGCTCTGATCCGCTTATTCCATAATCTAAGCAGTAACGCCATCAAGTTTACCCCTCAGGACGGCAACATCTCCATTTCATTAGTTGAAGCTGATGGGGGGTTCCTACAACTAAGTGTCGAAGACTCAGGGATTGGAATCCCTGAAGATAAAATCGAAACGATCTTCCAGCCATTTTCTGAGGCCTCTCGCCCCGGAACTCAAGGGGAAACATCAACTGGGCTTGGACTCTCTATTTGCAAGCAAATCACAGATGTCCACGGTGGCTCCATATCGGTTGAGTCCGAAATCGGCAAGGGTTCTATATTTACAGTTTTTCTTCCGAAAGCTAAGGATGTTGCTAAGAAAGATGATCTGGCGGCTTAG